The Bacteroidota bacterium genomic interval AACCAGCAATATTTCATTGGGCAAGGATTGGATGCGGTTGCATTTGGCACGGATCAGCTCAAAGACATCCGGGTTCTTTTTATGGGGCATAATGCTTGAACCTGTTGTGAATTCGTCAGGAAGACTGATGAATTTGAAATTCTGGCTCATAAACAGGCAGACATCCATTGCCATCTTAGACAGTGTGGCTGCAATGGAGGCCAAAGCAAAGCTTGTTATCTTTTCCGATTTTCCGCGCGTCATCTGAGCATAAACTACGTTGTAGTTCAGATCATCGAAACCAAGAAGGCGGGTGGTCATCGTACGGTTCAGCGGGAAGGAAGAACCATAACCTGCAGCAGAACCCAGGGGATTTTGATTTACAATTTTATAGGCAGCCTGCAAAACATGCAAATCATCGGTCAGGCTTTCGGCATAAGCGCCAAACCACAAGCCAAACGATGAAGGCATGGCAACCTGTAAATGAGTATATCCGGGTATTAGAATATCTTTGTATCGTTCACTCTGATTTTGAAGGACAGTAAAGAGATCAATTACCTGTGCAACAGTTTTCTGTATCTCTGCGCGCATGTAGAGTTTCAGGTCAACCAAAACCTGGTCGTTGCGGGAACGGCCGCTGTGTACTTTTTTGCCGATATCACCCAACTTGCGGCATAAGAGCAGTTCAACTTCCGAATGCACATCCTCAATTCCTTCTTCTATGACAAAGTTCCCGGCCAGGATGTTTGTATAAATAACTTTCAGTTCACTGAGCAGTGTGCTTAATTCCTCAGCAGTCAATAAACCGATGCTTTGCAGCATGGTGATGTGGGCCATAGTGCCGAGTACATCATATTGGGCAATAAACAGGTCCGTCTCACGGTCTTTCCCGATGGTGAAAGTTTCTACGAGTTTGTTTATTTCTATGCCTTTGTCCCAAAGTTTCATGGTTTATATGTTTTCAGAAGTTAAAAAATTAATAAAGATTTCAGCATCCTGTGATTGAGACCTTTAATTAATCAAATTTCATGTCTTTCAGCAACTTGATATACATATCAATGCCGTTTTCAATTTCCTTGCAATAGATAAATTCGTCGGCGGTATGTGAACGTGCCGAATCACCCGGACCAATTTTAAAAGTAGTAAAGTCCATCACCGCCTGGTCGGATGTGGTTGGCGAGCCATAATAGCTCAGTCCGATGGACAAGCCCTTTTGGATGATCGGATGATCTATTGGAATAATGGATGAATTAAGCCTGAACGAGCGTGGCCTTACTTCACAATGCACATGATCGCGAATAATATCGCAGACCTGTTGGTTGGTATAATGTTCATTTGTCCGCACATCAACTACAAAGGTACATTTATCGGGCACAACATTATGCTGATACCCTGCATTGATTTGCGTGATGGTCAGTTTTACGCTTCCCAGCAGTTCTGATTCTTTTTCAAACTGAAAATTCTTGAACCATTCAATATCCGGCAGTGCCCTGTAAATGGCATTATCATTGTCATAACGGGCAGCATGTCCGGCAGTGCCGTGTACCACACAATCAATGACCATTAAACCTTTTTCGGCAACAGCCATTTTCATTTGCGAAGGTTCACCGACAATGCCCAGGTCTATTTTGCCCAGATCCTCAAACAGACTCTCAATTCCGCCTTTTCCTGAGTTCTCCTCTTCGGCAGTTGCAGCATAGATAAGGTTGTAGGGAAGATCCTTCTTATTTAGTTCGATGAATGCCATCAGCATAGATACCAGGGAAGCTCCTGCATCGTTGCTGCCCAGGCCAAATAATTTACCATCTTTTTCAATCGGATTAAAGGGATTGAAGGTATATGATGCCGAGGGTTTGACTGTATCCAGGTGCGAGTTGAGAAGAACCGTATATCGCCCTTCTTTAAAATTGGAAGATCTTAACCAAACATTATTACCTTTTCTGTTGGGCATGAGACCTTTGGATTCTATGAATTTCTGTACAACATTGGCCGCTTCAATTTCTTGCCCGCTATAGGAAGGCGCAGAGATCAGCTTCTTTAAAAGTTCAATTGCATCGTTATATAAACCAGGCATTTTGGATAGTTTGAATTATTTGTTTGTTTGAAGAATAAAGGGTTTCCGGAACTTTATTCTTCGTCAGCAAATGTACTAAAGTTAAAATATTATTTTGAATGAATTTATACAAGTTCAGTGCCAGAAATATTTTGCTCTGAAAGACTGTTGAAATTGGTAATGATGACTTTTTTTACACCCTGGCGGATTGCTGCAAAACCATTATCAAGCTTGGGAATCATTCCTTCTTTAATCACTTTCTTGCTTTTTAATTCTTCGAAATATTCATGCGTGAGTGACGGAATGACAGAGTCATCATTGTCATTATTGCTTAAAACTCCTTTTTTCTCGAAGCATAAGATGAGATTCGTTTCAAAAAAGGGTGCCATGGCTATCGCAACCCGGGTGGCAATAGTGTCTGCATTGGTGTTGAGCAGTTGGCCTTTCCCATCGTGCGTGATAGGTGCCATTACCGGAATGACATTCATGTCTAGAAGCTTGCTTAACAGGGCAGCATTGACTTTTTTTATATCTCCAACGAAACCGTAATCAATTTCTTTAACTTCTCTTTTTGTTGAAACTATGCAGTTGAGGTCGGCACCGCTAAGTCCGGTTGCATTACATCCCAATGCCTGCAGGGCTGCTACAATTGTTTTGTTTACCAGGCCGGCATACGTCATGACAACCACTTTCAATGTTTCTGCATCAGTAATCCGTCGGCCATCAACCATTTTAGGGGTAATTCCTAATTTTTCAGAGATATTGCTGGCAGTTTTGCCTCCCCCATGGATAAGTATTTTCTTACCTTCAATTTTAGAAAAGTCTGATAAAAGTTTTTCAAGCGAAGCGGGATCCTCTACTACCTTCCCCCCAACTTTTACCACTGTAAGTTTTTCCATTCTTTATTTCTTAGATTGTTCCATTTTGTTGAAAGCGGCCATAATCCCGCTTATCACTGAAGAACTCAGCCCCTGGTGTTCCATTTCGTTCAAACCTGTGATGGTTATCCCTTTGGGGGTAGTTACCTTATCGATTTCTGCTTCGGGATGGCTGTTGTTTTCAAGCACAAGGCTGGCGGCACCTTTTAAGGTCTGTGCTGCTATGAAATGGGCTATATCTGCTTCAAACCCCATTTGGACGCCACCTTCAGCTGCGGCCCTGATGAATCTCAATGCAAACGCAGTTCCACAAGAACCCAGAACTGTTGCGGCGCCCATGAGCTCTTCATCAATAAACATGACTTTCCCCAACTGATTGAAAATTCCGGAAACTTCCTTTTTCTGTTCTTCAGATTCGTTTTTTGAAGCAATACAAGTCATGGATTCCTGCACGGCAATGGCTGTGTTGGGAATGGCATGGAATAAAGTAATATTATTAATGCCTATGAGGTTTTCTGTTTTTTCAAGAGACATTCCGGCTACCAGTGAAATAATTATATGCCTGGAAGGGTCCAGTACTGCGCTTATCTCTTTCAGTACCCCCGCAACTTGCTGAGGTTTGACTGCAATAAATATAATATCTGAATTTTTTACTGCCTGGCAATTGTCGCTCGTCAAATTTATCCCTTTTTCTTTCAATGAAATAATGGCTTGCAGATTTCGGCGGGTAACAGTAATGTTTTCAGGGCTCACATAAGCAGCTTTTAATAATCCATTGGTGATGGAAATTCCAAGATTTCCGCCTCCAATAATGGTGATACTTTTTTTCAGCATGATGTGTGTTTTATTTGTTGATGTTTCCATTTGCATCGATTCCAGAAAGCGTTGCTTTTAAGGCATTTAAAAGTATATTGGCTTCCAGGGTTGTTATGCAAAGAGGTGGCAATAATCTGATCATGTTGCTCCCGGATACTCCGGTAAATATTTTATGAGTATAAAGCAGATGTTCCCTTATTTCTTTAATTGGGAAGTTGAATTCAAGTCCTATCATCAATCCTTTACCTCTCACGGCCTTAATCTGATTTATTTCTGGCAAACGTTCCATCAGATAACGGCCCATTTGTAAAGCGTTGTCAATGAGATCCTCCTCTTCCATAATATCCAGAACAGCTATTCCCGCAGCGCAGGCAAGATAATTGCCGCCGAAAGTGGAGCCCAGCATTCCTTTCTTTGCTTCTATCTCAGGGCTTATCAGTACTCCTCCGATGGGAAATCCATTTCCCATCCCTTTTGCAACAGTGATGATGTCGGGGCGGATTCCGGCCCATTGATGGGCAAAGAATTTTCCCGAACGGCCGTAGCCGGATTGTACCTCGTCCAGGATCAGCAATGCACCATATTGCTTGCAAAGTTCTGATGCTCCGCGAAGGAATTCGCCAGATGGCAAAATGATGCCACCAATGCCCTGTATGCCTTCAATGATCACCGAGCTGATATCCTTGTCTTTTAATGCAAATTCCAATGCCTGCAAATCATTCATGGGAAGAAAGGAGACTTCATCCGTTTGGTTGATGGGAGCAATAATTTTCGGATTGTCAGTTACCGATACGGCTGC includes:
- the proC gene encoding pyrroline-5-carboxylate reductase, with translation MLKKSITIIGGGNLGISITNGLLKAAYVSPENITVTRRNLQAIISLKEKGINLTSDNCQAVKNSDIIFIAVKPQQVAGVLKEISAVLDPSRHIIISLVAGMSLEKTENLIGINNITLFHAIPNTAIAVQESMTCIASKNESEEQKKEVSGIFNQLGKVMFIDEELMGAATVLGSCGTAFALRFIRAAAEGGVQMGFEADIAHFIAAQTLKGAASLVLENNSHPEAEIDKVTTPKGITITGLNEMEHQGLSSSVISGIMAAFNKMEQSKK
- a CDS encoding M20 family metallo-hydrolase → MPGLYNDAIELLKKLISAPSYSGQEIEAANVVQKFIESKGLMPNRKGNNVWLRSSNFKEGRYTVLLNSHLDTVKPSASYTFNPFNPIEKDGKLFGLGSNDAGASLVSMLMAFIELNKKDLPYNLIYAATAEEENSGKGGIESLFEDLGKIDLGIVGEPSQMKMAVAEKGLMVIDCVVHGTAGHAARYDNDNAIYRALPDIEWFKNFQFEKESELLGSVKLTITQINAGYQHNVVPDKCTFVVDVRTNEHYTNQQVCDIIRDHVHCEVRPRSFRLNSSIIPIDHPIIQKGLSIGLSYYGSPTTSDQAVMDFTTFKIGPGDSARSHTADEFIYCKEIENGIDMYIKLLKDMKFD
- a CDS encoding aminotransferase class III-fold pyridoxal phosphate-dependent enzyme encodes the protein MKPFNVYSLFDIEPVKSQGCYLWDKNGNMYLDFYGGHAVISVGHHHPHYVEKLKKQLDQIAFYSNAVINDLQIQLAEKLGKLSGYDDYSLFLCNSGAEANENALKLASFHNNKKKILAFHKAFHGRTSAAVSVTDNPKIIAPINQTDEVSFLPMNDLQALEFALKDKDISSVIIEGIQGIGGIILPSGEFLRGASELCKQYGALLILDEVQSGYGRSGKFFAHQWAGIRPDIITVAKGMGNGFPIGGVLISPEIEAKKGMLGSTFGGNYLACAAGIAVLDIMEEEDLIDNALQMGRYLMERLPEINQIKAVRGKGLMIGLEFNFPIKEIREHLLYTHKIFTGVSGSNMIRLLPPLCITTLEANILLNALKATLSGIDANGNINK
- the argH gene encoding argininosuccinate lyase; the protein is MKLWDKGIEINKLVETFTIGKDRETDLFIAQYDVLGTMAHITMLQSIGLLTAEELSTLLSELKVIYTNILAGNFVIEEGIEDVHSEVELLLCRKLGDIGKKVHSGRSRNDQVLVDLKLYMRAEIQKTVAQVIDLFTVLQNQSERYKDILIPGYTHLQVAMPSSFGLWFGAYAESLTDDLHVLQAAYKIVNQNPLGSAAGYGSSFPLNRTMTTRLLGFDDLNYNVVYAQMTRGKSEKITSFALASIAATLSKMAMDVCLFMSQNFKFISLPDEFTTGSSIMPHKKNPDVFELIRAKCNRIQSLPNEILLVCNNLPSGYFRDMQIIKEMFIPAFSDLSDCLNIATFITDKISVTENILEDEKYKYVFSVEEVNKETLNGVPFRDAYKKVAKEIADGSFKPDTSVHHTHEGSIGNLCNDRIKAKLDKIIQEFNFGKTEKAIEGLIKG
- the argB gene encoding acetylglutamate kinase; the protein is MEKLTVVKVGGKVVEDPASLEKLLSDFSKIEGKKILIHGGGKTASNISEKLGITPKMVDGRRITDAETLKVVVMTYAGLVNKTIVAALQALGCNATGLSGADLNCIVSTKREVKEIDYGFVGDIKKVNAALLSKLLDMNVIPVMAPITHDGKGQLLNTNADTIATRVAIAMAPFFETNLILCFEKKGVLSNNDNDDSVIPSLTHEYFEELKSKKVIKEGMIPKLDNGFAAIRQGVKKVIITNFNSLSEQNISGTELV